The Sander lucioperca isolate FBNREF2018 chromosome 4, SLUC_FBN_1.2, whole genome shotgun sequence DNA segment aacacaaattgttTTTCCAGGTCAAGTACATCAGACCCAGCTTATGGCCCCACAAAGGCCTAGGCCCAGACTCCACTGACGTCCATAGAAATGTCTGCTGTACTTTGTTACTAGCTGCGACAGCAACACATTGTTTTCAccttgtgagtgtgtatgtatgtcatCATGGCAAAATGTGATCCCGGAGAAACCTACTGCTGTAGTGATAACTACCACCGAGGCGGATATGAGTACTTGGGTGTTtacatatctgtctgtctgtctgcggaCTGATTTTGTCACCGTGGCAGCGCCCCAACCATGCAAGATGCAGTCACAAAACTTTAgaggtgtgtagttgagatcaacATGAAGGCAGAGTTCAAAGATGGGTGTGGACCGACCAAGAATGCCGGCAGCAGTGGGGTAGAAAGTAAAAAAGGGGCCATTGGCCCTCCCACTTTAAACCCCCAACAGTGTCAAAGTTGACAGCTATAGTAAAGTGACGGATACTGAAGTATTAATTGGCTCATCTGAAAAACACaggcacgttttttttttttttttgtattattattatactgtatagctTATTAATTGATGCTTCAAAATCAAGAGTGAAGTCAACAATAAAGGTAAAATCCAGAGTCCAGGAAATTTGTTGGACTGCAGGTGTACTTTTTGAAGAAAAGATTATGCCTTcagtcatccaatcagctgtcaaaggtgttttgattttatatttGTCTCAAAAGTGTGAGATGTGATGAAATGATGCACTAGGGGATAATCCTAAGAATGAGTTGTCTACTGTCCATGCAAGACTTACAACTAATCTCATAGCTGTTGGGAAACAATGAAGTGGTGTTCACTGGACATGATTCATGTAcagctttattttgtttgtgcatGCTTCCTAAATAATTGacatcacattttaaatatacttaagtaaaaatggTATATCCAATTTACACTGCAGGATTATTATCTGGAGAAACCGGGCGcccgatagctcagttggtagagcgggcgcccatataaaaaggtttactcctcgatgcagcaggcccgggtttgactccgacctgcggccctatgctgcatgtcattccccctctctctcccctttcatgtcatcagctgtcctgtcaaataaaggcctaaaaatgcccaaaatataATCTTAATAAAAATGATCTGGAGAAACCAAATAAAAGGACAAAGGTAGCACTTAGAGTTCAGATATCTCCAGGCCAGAGATTACtttaataaagaaatgaaatagAGGATAGTGAACCTAAATTgctcaataaatgttttaatgaattaaaagtTAATGATAACAATCATCTATTCAACTGATGCAATTATTTAAAGCGAGCTGCAATCCATAAATAGATATTGATTTACACTTTTACGCATGCCTAATAACTGAAGAAAGTCAACTTTGCCTCCCACAAATTATGTAATTCTGTTAAATGGTCATTAAGTTCAACTTGCTCTAAACATAATGTAATGTGAACCATGTATCTGGTGGCTCATTCTGATCACAGTCCTCacaacagtcagacagacattcAAATGTGTTGGGAAACAGTGAAGGTGTTGAAAatgtgtctatctatctatctatctattgaaaAAGTTTGATTATACAGAACTTTTTACACAGCTTCATCAATGTTCCTTACACATATGAAttgtaagaaaaacaaacatactgtatttggtCCATGTTTTCCATATGGGGTTTATTTTTCAGCTACTACAGAGAATAAAGTGATTTTGATCCACATGTTTAATTGAACCTAGTGTAAGACAACATCATTTAAatttgaaaagagaaagaaacagtTGTCATGAAAAGCTGACACAAAACAAAGCTGATGTCAAAATTCATTCACTTATTGATCTCTAGCGAAATTCCAGATTTTACTTAGTAGTTTATTGGAAGAGGGCAAGTAAGGGCCTGAGCCACCATGGGATATTCAACGTAGGCGGGCTAGTCACCGTAGGTGGCATAATCACCTGAGGAGGCATATACACCGGAGGACGTGGCCGGTATATACGCttaaagagaaacagaaacatttgttGTCAAATATACATCATACAAATTGAGATTCAGATGAGTTGAATGTTGAGTTGTAGAGGTTTGAGAAAGCACTCACCTCATTGGAGTTTGAGTCGGAGTTTGACCGAGCAAGTCGTTTGTGCTCCATATCCGTCTGTAGAAAATCCACAATAGCAGTTTGATATTGCCTACATTATACTATTACAAttacaacaataataatgataTCACCATATAAGAACACTGGTATTGATACTGAATATGAGAATGTTACACTTACAGACTGAGCCAGAGCGTAGCTCAGGAGGCATCCAAGCACAAATACTACCTTCAGCATGGTTACAGTGATCACACCTGTTGAAAAGGAAATATTAAAGATGTGCTCAGATggacagcttttcaaaataacaagAAAATCACAGTTTTCACAATTCATATAATTACCTTCAAGTCTTCACAACTTCAGCAGATTGTCTCGCAGACGGTCAAGGAGGTTGTTAGTGTTGCTCTGAACGTGGAGCTTTTCTTATATACAGTTACTGGAATGGATGTCATCTCATTAGCATACAGTATTGTTGGGAAACAGCAAATATTAGGAAATCTGCCATTTCCACATTTCAAGATGTGGCTAATCCTCCACCAGGTCTCTCTTGCAAATGTGACCAATTGTCTCAATGAGAttacctgtataaataaaagttaaataaaaatgaataagaTTATTGCTGTTTGGCATAACTTTAGACAACAccaaacatatatattttttaaaaggtCTTTCTGAATGCATTTATTAGTTTGTGACTCTTGGAAAGTgggtaaacagaaaaaaatccccaaaactACTGTATCGCAGAGCTATCTCTTCAACCAAATCACACATTGTAGGCTTTTCTATATTTATCAGAATAAAGTAGTGTGGTGTTAAATAAGCACAATGCTCAAAtgcttttgaaaaataaaaacaacggAAGAATAAAATTGGAGGTCTATGTCttgtttatttatctttttagtaATGAtgttatttcaatcaggagagacttcgttgcagatatgcaaacatttattactaacaattaaccaaacaagtacaaacaattatttggagattagactccattgtaaaggggatctatacaactaatgtttaggaaaaccaaacacatcccccaaAACTTGAAAAGAATTTGTTCttttgtgttaaataatcagtGAATAATCAGTGTAACAAAGACATTGAGCATTGACATTGAACAAACCCCAAAAGACATGAGAAGAATACGACATTGCAAAAGAAAACCTCggcgattcaggccggaacaaacaaaactcggcgattcaggccggaacaaacaaaactcgtcgattcaggccggaacaaaacgAAATCTCGTCAATTCAGgccagaacaaaacaaaatctcggcaattcaggccggaacaaacaaaactcggcaattcaggccggaacaaaacaaaactctgCAATCCAGGCAGGAACAACCACAGACCTCTGCAGTTACAACGGCACctgtaattacaaaacaaccacatatcagcaattcaggccggaacaaacaaaacttctgcagatctaaaacaaaaaatacatatcagcaattcaggctgaACACGAAATCTCAGCAATCCAGGCAGGAACAACCACAGACCTCTGCAGTTACAAAGGCACCTGTAATTATAAGGGCAATACACatcagcaattcaggctgaacataacacaaaacattgggaattcaggcaggaacaaacacagaacctGTAGTTATGATAgatg contains these protein-coding regions:
- the LOC116034278 gene encoding glutelin-2-like isoform X1, which gives rise to MLKVVFVLGCLLSYALAQSTDMEHKRLARSNSDSNSNERIYRPRPPVYMPPQVIMPPTVVMPPPVVMPPQVVNPPPVVMPPPVVNPPPVVTPPTVPIPQWIKNILAFFQ